A single window of Nocardioides kongjuensis DNA harbors:
- a CDS encoding dihydrofolate reductase family protein → MSTVYYTATTLDGFLADPDDSLAWLMRQDLDESGPQNYGAFIATVGALVMGSTTYEWVLAHLAGSGEPWSYSQPTWVMTTRELPVPEGADVRFAKGAVTDVYDDLRAAAGERDVWVVGGGDLAGQFADAGLLDTVIVSIAPVVLGAGRPLLPRRLDLELEETARNGAFVTARYTLAGPLLEDRPTVGG, encoded by the coding sequence ATGAGCACCGTCTACTACACCGCCACCACCCTCGACGGCTTCCTGGCCGACCCCGACGACTCGCTCGCCTGGCTGATGCGCCAGGACCTCGACGAGTCAGGACCGCAGAACTACGGGGCATTCATCGCCACCGTCGGCGCGCTGGTGATGGGCTCGACGACGTACGAGTGGGTGCTCGCGCACCTCGCCGGGTCCGGCGAGCCCTGGTCCTACTCCCAGCCGACGTGGGTGATGACCACCCGCGAGCTGCCGGTCCCCGAGGGCGCCGACGTCCGCTTCGCGAAGGGCGCCGTCACCGACGTGTACGACGACCTGCGGGCCGCCGCGGGGGAGCGGGACGTGTGGGTGGTCGGCGGGGGCGACCTCGCCGGCCAGTTCGCCGACGCGGGTCTGCTCGACACCGTCATCGTCTCGATCGCGCCGGTCGTGCTCGGCGCCGGTCGGCCGCTGCTGCCGCGTCGCCTCGACCTCGAGCTGGAGGAGACCGCCCGCAACGGAGCGTTCGTCACCGCCCGCTACACCCTGGCCGGGCCGCTCCTCGAGGACCGGCCTACGGTGGGCGGGTGA